A single region of the Alteriqipengyuania flavescens genome encodes:
- a CDS encoding FAD-dependent monooxygenase yields MSDRSPSDRRDLLILGGGLVGMTLALTAARRGLTSHVVDRADPAELTAEGYDGRATAISTASWNLFKNIGLSPALEPHACPIASIAVTDQQRPGRIDFQPEPHEGSLGRMFANRTLRTALFEAAAKEPKIAWHAKAEISARLRDAHGVSATLADGTVLSASLMVAAEGRRSPTRDEAGIGMAQWQYSHAAIVTGLAHAKPHDNVAWEIFYPDGPFALLPLLDGPDGQHRSALVWTVAADEAAAYVALNDRAFLHEVEKRMGGMFGSLSLEGSRAAWPLGFHHTARITDNRLVLVGDAAHGIHPIAGQGLNLGLRDVGALVEVLDEGRRLGLEPGDAQLLKRYETWRGLDAFSVALATDGLTRLFGIPGKAASAVRRLGMAGVQRSGMLKRFFMDEARGVSGDLPELLKG; encoded by the coding sequence ATGAGCGATCGCTCCCCCTCGGACCGGCGCGATCTGCTAATCCTCGGTGGCGGGCTCGTCGGCATGACGCTGGCGCTGACCGCCGCCCGCCGCGGCCTGACCAGCCATGTCGTCGATCGCGCCGATCCGGCGGAACTGACGGCGGAGGGGTACGACGGGCGCGCCACCGCGATCAGCACTGCAAGCTGGAACCTGTTCAAGAACATCGGCCTCTCTCCGGCGCTGGAACCGCATGCCTGCCCCATCGCCAGTATCGCGGTGACCGACCAGCAGCGCCCCGGCCGGATCGACTTCCAGCCCGAGCCGCACGAAGGATCCCTCGGGCGCATGTTCGCCAACCGCACTTTGCGCACTGCCCTGTTCGAAGCCGCCGCGAAAGAGCCCAAGATCGCGTGGCACGCCAAGGCCGAGATAAGCGCGCGCCTGCGTGACGCTCACGGCGTGTCGGCGACACTGGCGGACGGTACGGTGCTTTCTGCCAGCCTGATGGTCGCCGCCGAGGGGCGCCGCTCCCCCACCCGCGACGAAGCGGGCATCGGCATGGCCCAATGGCAATACAGCCACGCTGCCATCGTCACCGGCCTCGCCCACGCGAAACCGCACGACAACGTCGCGTGGGAAATCTTTTACCCCGACGGGCCCTTTGCCCTCCTCCCCCTGCTCGACGGGCCGGACGGGCAGCATCGCAGCGCGCTGGTGTGGACCGTCGCGGCGGACGAGGCGGCGGCCTATGTCGCCCTCAACGATCGCGCGTTCCTGCACGAGGTGGAAAAGCGCATGGGCGGCATGTTCGGCTCGCTCTCGCTCGAAGGGTCGCGCGCTGCGTGGCCGCTCGGCTTCCATCACACGGCCAGGATCACGGATAATCGGCTGGTGCTGGTCGGCGACGCGGCCCACGGCATCCACCCGATCGCGGGCCAGGGCCTGAACCTCGGCCTGCGCGACGTGGGCGCATTGGTCGAGGTGCTGGACGAAGGACGACGGCTGGGGCTCGAACCCGGCGACGCGCAACTGCTCAAGCGCTACGAGACCTGGCGCGGGCTGGACGCGTTCTCGGTCGCGCTGGCGACCGACGGGCTCACTCGCCTGTTCGGCATCCCCGGCAAGGCTGCAAGCGCGGTCCGGCGGCTCGGCATGGCCGGCGTCCAGCGCAGCGGCATGCTGAAGCGTTTCTTCATGGACGAGGCGCGCGGCGTGTCGGGCGACTTGCCCGAACTGCTCAAAGGCTAG
- a CDS encoding alkaline phosphatase family protein, which produces MKPLAALIPAFALLAGGCAAAQEPAASTPPAVVPSSGDSPTLVVAISVDQLSSDLFEQYRAHYTGGLARLLDGAVFPNGYQAQAATETCPGHSTILTGFYPANTGIIANGWADFTVARDNKEIYCAEDPAGVPQQSEERFVASSINLLVPTLGGRLKAVSPGSRNVAISGKDRAALMMAGPTADAIFWWTGKGFGNFGASGPSASVDRVNAQVAATLASGAPALPVPSYCDSRSIPFAVGERTVGTGSFVLTADDGRGFLASPRSDSAVLDIAEGLVAEHALGGRGVVDVLSISLSAADYVGHGYGTNGVESCITVASIDRELGDFFAALDARGTDYVVVLTADHGGLDIPERAIAQGAPDARRVDPILAPEAVGARISEAMGFDVPALAGDSPFGDVYVHPLVPAERHAEVLSMAQGLYEAHPDVAQTYTSAQIMEVDIPAGDPRGWSLVERLRASHYPGRSGDLLVLLQPEVTPIPDPGSYIATHGSPWDYDRRVPILFWRPGIANFEQSLPIVTPDILPTLMGVLGMPAAEGLDGVCRDIVAGAESSCE; this is translated from the coding sequence ATGAAGCCGCTAGCCGCCCTGATCCCAGCTTTCGCCCTGCTTGCCGGTGGCTGCGCCGCCGCTCAGGAGCCTGCGGCCAGCACGCCCCCGGCAGTGGTACCGTCGTCCGGCGACTCGCCCACGCTGGTGGTGGCGATCTCCGTCGACCAGCTTTCCTCGGACCTGTTCGAACAATATCGCGCCCATTATACGGGCGGGCTTGCCCGGCTACTGGACGGTGCAGTATTCCCCAACGGATACCAGGCGCAGGCGGCGACCGAGACGTGTCCCGGCCATTCGACCATCCTGACCGGCTTCTACCCCGCCAACACCGGCATCATCGCCAATGGCTGGGCGGATTTCACCGTGGCGCGGGACAACAAGGAAATCTACTGCGCGGAAGACCCGGCCGGGGTCCCGCAGCAAAGCGAGGAACGCTTTGTCGCCAGTTCCATCAACCTCCTCGTCCCTACGCTGGGCGGGCGGTTGAAGGCGGTTTCGCCGGGCAGCCGCAATGTCGCGATTTCCGGCAAGGATCGCGCCGCGCTGATGATGGCTGGGCCGACGGCGGACGCTATCTTCTGGTGGACCGGCAAGGGCTTCGGCAATTTCGGCGCCAGCGGGCCGAGCGCGTCGGTCGACCGGGTCAATGCGCAAGTGGCAGCGACGCTGGCGAGCGGTGCCCCTGCCCTGCCCGTCCCTTCCTATTGCGACAGCCGCAGCATCCCCTTTGCCGTGGGCGAGCGCACCGTGGGAACGGGCAGCTTCGTGCTCACCGCCGATGACGGGCGCGGCTTCCTCGCCTCCCCGCGCAGCGACAGCGCGGTGCTCGACATTGCCGAAGGGCTGGTGGCGGAACACGCGCTTGGCGGGCGCGGCGTGGTCGATGTCCTCTCGATCAGCCTGTCGGCCGCCGATTACGTGGGCCACGGCTACGGCACCAACGGCGTCGAATCCTGCATCACGGTCGCCAGTATCGACCGCGAACTGGGCGATTTCTTCGCCGCACTCGATGCCCGCGGTACGGACTATGTCGTGGTGCTGACCGCCGACCACGGCGGGCTCGACATTCCCGAACGCGCCATCGCGCAAGGCGCGCCCGATGCGCGCCGGGTCGATCCAATCCTCGCGCCCGAAGCCGTGGGCGCGCGGATTTCCGAAGCGATGGGCTTCGACGTACCGGCGCTTGCGGGCGATTCGCCCTTCGGTGACGTGTACGTCCACCCGCTTGTCCCGGCCGAGCGCCACGCCGAAGTGCTCTCCATGGCTCAGGGCCTGTACGAAGCGCATCCGGACGTCGCTCAGACCTACACCAGCGCCCAGATCATGGAAGTCGACATCCCCGCAGGCGATCCGCGCGGCTGGTCGCTGGTGGAGCGGCTGCGCGCGTCGCATTACCCCGGCCGCTCGGGCGATCTCCTCGTCCTGCTGCAGCCCGAAGTCACGCCGATCCCCGATCCCGGCAGTTATATCGCCACGCATGGCAGCCCGTGGGATTACGACCGCCGCGTGCCGATCCTGTTCTGGCGGCCCGGCATCGCGAATTTCGAACAATCGCTGCCGATCGTGACGCCGGACATCCTGCCGACGCTGATGGGCGTGCTCGGCATGCCGGCAGCCGAAGGGCTGGACGGCGTGTGCCGCGACATCGTGGCCGGGGCGGAAAGCAGCTGCGAATGA